Proteins from a single region of Pongo pygmaeus isolate AG05252 chromosome 3, NHGRI_mPonPyg2-v2.0_pri, whole genome shotgun sequence:
- the ATOH1 gene encoding transcription factor ATOH1, protein MSRLLHAEEWAEVKELGDHHRQPQPHHLPQPPPPPQPPATLQARQHPVYPPELSLLDSTDPRAWLAPTLQGICTARAAQYLLHSPELGASEAAAPRDEADGRGELVRRSSGGASSSKSPGPVKVREQLCKLKGGVVVDELGCSRQRAPSSKQVNGVQKQRRLAANARERRRMHGLNHAFDQLRNVIPSFNNDKKLSKYETLQMAQIYINALSELLQTPSGGEQPPPPPASCKSDHHHLRTAASYEGGAGNATATGAQQASGGSQRPTPPGSCRTRFSAPASAGGYSVQLDALHFSTFEDSALTAMMAQKNLSPSLPGSILQPVQEENSKTSPRSHRSDGEFSPHSHYSDSDEAS, encoded by the coding sequence ATGTCCCGCCTGCTGCATGCAGAAGAGTGGGCTGAAGTGAAGGAGTTGGGAGACCACCATCGCCAGCCCCAGCCGCATCATCTCCCGcaaccgccgccgccgccacagCCACCTGCAACTTTGCAGGCGAGACAGCATCCCGTCTACCCGCCTGAGCTGTCCCTCCTGGACAGCACCGACCCACGCGCCTGGCTGGCTCCCACTTTGCAGGGCATCTGCACGGCACGCGCCGCCCAGTATTTGCTACATTCCCCGGAGCTGGGTGCCTCGGAGGCCGCTGCGCCCCGGGACGAGGCGGACGGCCGCGGGGAGCTGGTAAGGAGGAGCAGCGGCGGTGCCAGCAGCAGCAAGAGCCCCGGGCCGGTGAAAGTGAGGGAACAGCTGTGCAAGCTGAAAGGCGGGGTGGTGGTAGACGAGCTGGGCTGCAGCCGCCAACGGGCCCCTTCCAGCAAACAGGTGAATGGGGTGCAGAAGCAGAGACGGCTAGCAGCCAACGCCAGGGAGCGGCGCAGGATGCACGGGCTGAACCACGCCTTCGACCAGCTGCGCAATGTTATCCCGTCCTTCAACAACGACAAGAAGCTGTCCAAATATGAGACCCTGCAGATGGCTCAAATCTACATCAACGCCTTGTCCGAGCTGCTACAAACGCCCAGCGGTGGGGAACAGCCACCGCCGCCTCCAGCCTCCTGCAAAAGCGACCACCACCACCTTCGCACCGCCGCCTCCTATGAAGGGGGCGCGGGCAACGCGACTGCAACTGGGGCTCAGCAGGCTTCCGGAGGGAGCCAGCGGCCGACCCCGCCCGGGAGTTGCCGGACTCGCTTCTCAGCTCCGGCCTCTGCGGGAGGGTACTCGGTGCAGCTGGACGCTCTGCACTTCTCGACTTTCGAGGACAGCGCCCTGACAGCGATGATGGCGCAAAAGAATTTGTCTCCTTCGCTCCCCGGGAGCATCTTGCAGCCAGTGCAGGAGGAAAACAGCAAAACTTCGCCTCGGTCCCACAGAAGCGACGGGGAATTTTCCCCCCATTCCCATTACAGTGACTCGGATGAGGCAAGTTAG